The Bartonella sp. HY328 genome contains the following window.
GATGCGGAGCAAATAGCCTTGCTTTATTCAATCGATGCTAAAAAATTGGCGGGTGTTTTTTCCACCAATGATGAAAAGGATGGCAGTCAAAAATTACAATGGCTCAATATTCCCGATGAACTGTCGATTGACGGCAAAACAATTCTATTTGCAGCATTGACGGGCAGTCTTGATAACCACCCCAATAGCTTCAATTTTAAATAGGAATTGCAACGAGTGGGGACGCATCTCCCCACCTTATTGCTGCGCAAACTGCTAATAATTGCAAGCATAATAAACTTCAATCAGTGATAACATTAAAACGAAGTGAAATGAAACAAGCTTAAAAACCAAAAAATAACGCTTAAACAATGCAAATTGCCCTATATGCACCCAAAGTAATTAATAATTTTTGATGTTTATAATAAAGAAAAATTAATCTTTGCTGGCCAATAATTTTTTAGCCGCAGCACGAGCTTCACTGGTTACTTCAGCCCCAGCCAGCATACGGGCGATTTCTTCCTGACGTTCTTTTTTATCCATCAAATGGATGCGTGAACTAACGCGATCGCTATCGCCCGTTTCGGCCTTGGCAATAAGGAAATGTCCATCAGCGCGCGCGGCGACTTGCGGTGCATGGGTAACCGATAACACCTGTACATTTTGCGCAAGGCGTTTTAGCCGCTGGCCAATTGCATCAGCAACTGCGCCACCAACACCAGTATCAATCTCATCAAAAACAAGAGTTGGCGCAGAGCCGCGATCAGCAAGCGCTACTTTTAACGCCAATAGAAAACGCGATAATTCGCCGCCAGAAGCTACCTTCATCATCGGGCCTGGCTTAGTACCGGGATTGGTCTGCACATAAAATTCTACTGTATCAATGCCCTCAAGCTGACGCTCATCTTGATTGGTGGTAAATTCAATAATGAATTTGGCTCGCTCTAATTTCAAGGCAGGTAACTCTGCCATGACGGCTGCCTCAAGTTGATGGGCAGCATCTTTGCGTTTTTGCGATAATTCTTGCGCTAAAACATCAAATGCATCACGCGCTGCCAAAGTTTCAGCTTCCATCTGTGTTAAGGTGGTTTCGCCTGCATCAAGATCCGCAAGGTTTGCGTCTAGCTTGTCGCGCAGTTCGGGTAAGTTTTCTACCGCAACCGAATATTTACGCGCTGCAGCGCGCAGCGCAAACAACCGCTCTTCTACGGTTTCTAATTCGCGCGGATCAAAATCGATGATGCGCATGGCATTTTCTACAGCATCTTGCGCAAGGCCAAGCGCATCAAGGGCTTGGTCTACTTGTTGGATGATCGGCTCTACAATGTCCTGTGCTTCACTCATCTTACGTTCAAGACGGCGGACAAGATTGGCTAATATTGGTACGGCTGATGTCGGACCAGATAATATTTCACCTGCTTCGTTAATATCGCTAGCAATTTTTTCAGATTTCATCATCGTGCCGCGCCGCTCGGCCAAGAATTCCTCCTCGCCAAATTGCGGATCAAGCAGCGATAATTCCTCTACCGATGAACGCAGATAATCAGCTTCTTTTGCGGCGGCCTCAACATGGGCGCGATGGCGAGCAAGACCTTTTTCAAGGCTGCGCCAAATTTGAAATTTTTGTTTTAATGCGCTAACTTCACTGCCAAGACCACCAAAGGCATCAAGCAAATCACGATGGGCATTAATATCAATTAAAGCGCGATCGGCATGTTGACCGTGAATTTCAACCAAATGGCGGCCAACATCTTTGATTAGACCAACGCTCGCAACTTGATCGTTAATAAATACACGTGAACGTCCATCGCTTGATTGCACGCGGCGCAAGATAATATCGCCATCATCATCAAGATCATTTTCACGGATTAATAAACGCGCTGGGTGGTTTATAGGCACATCAAATACTGCAGTTACTTGTCCCTGCTGTGCGCCATGGCGCACAAGGGAAGCATCACCCCTTGCGCCAAGAGCAAGAGAAAGAGAATCAAGCAAAATTGACTTACCGGCGCCTGTTTCGCCGGTAAGCACAGAAAGACCGACATCAAAATTGATGTCCAATTTTTCGATCAGAACAATGTCGCGGATCGAAAGTTGAATGAGCATGGTTTATTGTGTTCTGTTTGCTTGGTTGGCATTATTAGAAGAACCGCCCTTAAAGGCGCGAGAAATCCAAGAGCCAGTATTTTCTTGTGGTGAGTGGCCAGCCTTTTGCAAAAGCTTATAGGCATCAGCATACCATTTACTATCGGGGTAATTTTGTGCCAATACAGCCGCTGCGGTTTGTGCTTCAGGAATAATACCAAGAGCAAAATTAGCTTCAACCAAGCGATAAAGTGCTTCTTCAATTTGGTTTGTGTTAGAATATTCTTGTACAACCGTTTTAAAGCGATTAATCGCTGCTAGATATTGGTGGCGCTCTAGATAAAAGCGGCCAACCTGCATTTCTTTACCAGCAAGCTGCTCACGACCAAAACGAATCTTATCTTTGGCATCTGCCACATATTCAGAGTTTGGATAGCGATCGACGAGTTCCTGCATAGCAGCAACTGCACGTTTTGTATCTTTTTGATCGCGGGTAACATCTGGAATCTGGCGGAAATAAGCAAGGCCAATAATATAATAGGCGTAAGCTGCTTCTTGAGATGTTGGATAAAGCGAAATATAACGGCGCGCCATATTAACCGCTTCATCATAATTTGCTTGTCGATAATTGGTAAAAGCGCCCATTACAAGTGCTTTACGGGCCCATTCAGTGTAGGGATGCTGGCGGTCAATTGCCTCAAACTTTTTGGAAGCCTCTTTGAGGCGACCCGCTTCAAGATTGGCAAGAGCTTGGTTGTAAAGCACGTCTGGCGACTCGATTGTGTCAACATAGGCGTTAAGATCAAGGTCTTTATCTTTGTCGGCACAGCCTGCAATAAGTGCTGTTGTGGCAACCATGCTGGTAATCAGTAGACCTCGAGCTAAGCTAAGTGGTTTAAATCCCCGAATACTGAAATACGATTTTAACATTGTCATGCTATCTCTGGCCCTCTTGGCGCGCTGGTTTAATAAAGTAGGTATCACAGAAAAACTGCGCTACGTCCACACTTTTTTAACCTAAACTAGTCTTTTTACCAATAGTTTAGTGATGTTATAAATTAATAATATCACATTTTTAACGTTTTAGTTTTGTGTCTTAATTTAAATAACATTTTAGCTTTTAAATCAATTCATGAATTTGATCCGGCTCAATTGTTCAACAACAATCAAAGACATTTCAAATCTCGTTACCCTTAATAAAGCATTTTGTATAAATTACAAAATATTTAAATAGCCTATTAAGGCATAACTTTTTTTATTGCTTATCGTCAATCATTCTATCTAGGCTCAATTAAGGCAATTATTGAAAACTCGGTATTTAAATGTCTTTTTTCACAATAATGATGCTATTTCGTAAGCGCTCTGGTTTGACAACAGCGCTTTTACCGCCGCACCATTTAAAGCATGGCCACCGCGCATGGATTTAAAGCGACCGATAAAAGGCTGCCCTAACAAGGCGACATCGCCAATTGCATCAAGGGCTTTATGGCGTACAAATTCGTCTTCAAACAATTTGCCTTCGGCGTTTAATATTTCGTCATCATGGCCAATGACCAATGAATTTTCAAGCGATGAACCGAGAGCTAAACCCTTTTTTTGTAAAATTTCTGCATCTTTTAAAAAACCAAAAGTGCGGGCTGGAGCAATATTTTTGCGAAAAAACTCACATTCAAGGGTAAACTCAATATGCTGTTTACCTATCGCCGGCGTAGCAAAATCAATTGTAATATCAAAGACCGTTGCATCATCTGGTATAAATTCCGCATAACCATTGGGGCTCTCAACCCGCACCGGC
Protein-coding sequences here:
- the lpxC gene encoding UDP-3-O-acyl-N-acetylglucosamine deacetylase; amino-acid sequence: MNVFQSTIAAEISFNGIGVHSGKPSNIVLKPALVDHGIVFNRNSNDNKSIDLKASHQLAGPAQLCTTLHKDGAKVETIEHLMAAISAFEIDNLIIEADNDEMPILDGSALLFANGIKDIGIKPQDKPRQYIKIIKPVRVESPNGYAEFIPDDATVFDITIDFATPAIGKQHIEFTLECEFFRKNIAPARTFGFLKDAEILQKKGLALGSSLENSLVIGHDDEILNAEGKLFEDEFVRHKALDAIGDVALLGQPFIGRFKSMRGGHALNGAAVKALLSNQSAYEIASLL
- the recN gene encoding DNA repair protein RecN produces the protein MLIQLSIRDIVLIEKLDINFDVGLSVLTGETGAGKSILLDSLSLALGARGDASLVRHGAQQGQVTAVFDVPINHPARLLIRENDLDDDGDIILRRVQSSDGRSRVFINDQVASVGLIKDVGRHLVEIHGQHADRALIDINAHRDLLDAFGGLGSEVSALKQKFQIWRSLEKGLARHRAHVEAAAKEADYLRSSVEELSLLDPQFGEEEFLAERRGTMMKSEKIASDINEAGEILSGPTSAVPILANLVRRLERKMSEAQDIVEPIIQQVDQALDALGLAQDAVENAMRIIDFDPRELETVEERLFALRAAARKYSVAVENLPELRDKLDANLADLDAGETTLTQMEAETLAARDAFDVLAQELSQKRKDAAHQLEAAVMAELPALKLERAKFIIEFTTNQDERQLEGIDTVEFYVQTNPGTKPGPMMKVASGGELSRFLLALKVALADRGSAPTLVFDEIDTGVGGAVADAIGQRLKRLAQNVQVLSVTHAPQVAARADGHFLIAKAETGDSDRVSSRIHLMDKKERQEEIARMLAGAEVTSEARAAAKKLLASKD
- a CDS encoding outer membrane protein assembly factor BamD, with protein sequence MRGFKPLSLARGLLITSMVATTALIAGCADKDKDLDLNAYVDTIESPDVLYNQALANLEAGRLKEASKKFEAIDRQHPYTEWARKALVMGAFTNYRQANYDEAVNMARRYISLYPTSQEAAYAYYIIGLAYFRQIPDVTRDQKDTKRAVAAMQELVDRYPNSEYVADAKDKIRFGREQLAGKEMQVGRFYLERHQYLAAINRFKTVVQEYSNTNQIEEALYRLVEANFALGIIPEAQTAAAVLAQNYPDSKWYADAYKLLQKAGHSPQENTGSWISRAFKGGSSNNANQANRTQ